One part of the Bdellovibrio sp. KM01 genome encodes these proteins:
- a CDS encoding transposase yields MARRKILYTHEYPYHVMARSNNKDWFYIPTDACWMIFSKALSKTSEKYEMGIHSFVLMNNHYHMLCQCSEKYTLGEAMNYLQKTVSKAINAEADRINHVFGGPYKATLIREPDQFSRVYKYVARNPVKAGITHSVENYKFSSLNSKDIKLLNEDEWFAEIPANRIEWLNTEFEDEQYIRIQRALKRTEFKLADRMRFD; encoded by the coding sequence ATGGCACGAAGAAAGATTCTCTACACTCACGAATATCCCTACCATGTAATGGCCCGTTCAAATAATAAGGATTGGTTTTATATTCCAACAGATGCGTGTTGGATGATATTTTCTAAAGCTCTATCAAAGACGAGTGAAAAGTACGAAATGGGAATCCACTCGTTCGTATTGATGAACAATCACTATCATATGCTTTGCCAATGCAGCGAAAAATACACCTTGGGTGAAGCCATGAACTATCTCCAAAAGACCGTAAGCAAAGCCATAAATGCCGAGGCAGACCGAATTAATCATGTCTTTGGAGGACCATACAAAGCCACTCTTATAAGAGAACCCGATCAATTCTCCCGAGTTTACAAGTATGTCGCTCGAAATCCCGTGAAGGCTGGAATCACACACTCTGTGGAGAATTACAAATTTTCTAGCCTGAATTCCAAAGACATTAAGTTACTCAATGAAGACGAGTGGTTTGCGGAGATTCCTGCTAACCGAATTGAATGGCTAAATACCGAATTCGAGGATGAGCAATACATTAGAATCCAGCGTGCTTTAAAAAGAACGGAGTTTAAACTTGCCGATCGTATGAGGTTTGACTGA
- a CDS encoding alpha/beta fold hydrolase encodes MRKILLLSLLVLSACASQPQKTEIAVSEPMKGFDAELTQFSYPFPVSFYSFRAQNQDLKMAYMDISPDKGSDKVIVLFHGKNFSGYYFEDMAKVLVGKGYRVIMIDQIGFGKSTKPEMFQYSLHALASYSKMLIDNLKITKFQLLGHSMGGMLAARYALMYPENITKLFMVDPLGLEDWKTLTTYKSVDQLYTQELAGNIEKVKNYQLEYYYDGKWKPEYDKYLVPAKGWFEGPDAARLAWTSALTSEAIFTQPVYYEFKNIKTPTVLIIGTKDKTAIGKAWAPEENKKKMGNYPKMAKDIISKIPKGKLISLVGMGHTPFIENPEKFWKAFTPQL; translated from the coding sequence ATGAGAAAAATACTTTTGCTTTCGCTTTTAGTTTTATCAGCTTGTGCTTCTCAACCACAAAAGACCGAGATCGCGGTGTCAGAACCGATGAAGGGATTTGATGCTGAGCTGACTCAGTTCAGTTATCCATTTCCGGTTTCTTTTTATTCATTTCGCGCACAGAACCAAGATTTGAAAATGGCCTATATGGATATCTCGCCGGATAAAGGTTCTGACAAAGTGATCGTGCTTTTCCATGGTAAGAACTTTTCCGGTTACTACTTTGAAGACATGGCAAAAGTTTTAGTCGGTAAAGGCTATCGTGTGATCATGATTGATCAAATCGGTTTTGGTAAATCGACAAAGCCTGAAATGTTTCAGTACTCACTTCACGCCTTGGCATCTTATTCAAAAATGCTAATCGATAATTTGAAGATCACAAAATTCCAACTGCTGGGACATTCCATGGGAGGAATGCTGGCAGCTCGATATGCTTTGATGTATCCCGAAAATATCACAAAGCTTTTTATGGTCGATCCGTTGGGACTTGAAGATTGGAAAACTTTAACGACGTACAAAAGCGTCGATCAACTCTATACTCAAGAACTTGCTGGCAACATTGAGAAGGTTAAAAACTATCAGCTTGAGTATTATTACGACGGCAAGTGGAAACCTGAATACGATAAATATCTGGTACCGGCAAAAGGTTGGTTCGAGGGGCCAGATGCCGCTCGTCTGGCATGGACATCAGCTTTAACTTCCGAAGCGATTTTCACTCAGCCAGTGTATTATGAATTCAAAAACATAAAAACGCCGACAGTTCTAATCATCGGAACAAAAGACAAAACAGCCATCGGCAAAGCCTGGGCCCCAGAAGAAAACAAAAAGAAAATGGGCAACTACCCAAAAATGGCCAAAGACATAATCAGCAAAATTCCAAAAGGAAAACTGATTTCTCTAGTAGGTATGGGCCACACCCCATTCATCGAAAACCCAGAAAAGTTCTGGAAAGCCTTCACTCCGCAGCTTTAA
- a CDS encoding S41 family peptidase — MQSIKRYWKTYILGGILLLVLFVMAETGFQVRAFAQERYADLQNFSKVLNLIQQYYVEETDTKKLVYGAIKGMLRELDPHTNFMPPDIFKDFETETSGEFGGLGIEISNQNGILTIISPIEDAPAWQAGIKAGDKVIAIDGNSTKGMSLVEASSFMRGKKGSKIVLRVVRENEEKPRDITITRGVVKIKSVKYTDMGDGFAYVRITSFIENTGKDLETAIANHIKNNKGQINGLLLDLRRNPGGLLDQAVKVSDMFLKEGVIVSTIGRNKAEKEVAMATKKGKYQNVPLVILVNEYTASASEIVSGALQDNKRALIVGQRTFGKGSVQSVIKLGDGSGLKLTVARYYTPSGVSIQAEGIHPDVEIEDIDPEVFAKSIQKQTSTREGDIAGHLKGDKEKAAEKLDVKKGAEEGALAWWKDVGSKKDEKLSPRDNILKKDYQAYQAFSYLKAWNTMKGLTR, encoded by the coding sequence ATGCAATCTATCAAACGCTATTGGAAAACCTATATTCTCGGAGGCATTCTGCTTCTGGTCCTTTTCGTAATGGCTGAAACAGGTTTTCAAGTCCGTGCATTCGCTCAAGAGCGTTACGCTGATCTACAGAACTTCAGTAAAGTTTTGAATCTGATTCAGCAATACTATGTTGAAGAAACTGACACGAAAAAACTGGTGTATGGAGCTATCAAAGGGATGCTTCGTGAGTTGGATCCTCACACGAACTTCATGCCTCCAGATATTTTTAAAGACTTCGAAACTGAAACCAGCGGTGAGTTCGGCGGTTTGGGTATCGAGATTTCAAATCAAAATGGTATTTTAACGATCATCTCTCCAATTGAAGATGCTCCAGCATGGCAAGCCGGTATCAAAGCGGGTGATAAAGTTATCGCCATCGATGGTAACAGCACTAAAGGCATGAGCTTGGTTGAAGCATCCTCATTCATGCGCGGAAAAAAAGGCAGCAAAATTGTTCTAAGAGTTGTTCGTGAAAATGAAGAAAAGCCACGCGATATCACAATCACTCGCGGTGTTGTGAAAATCAAATCTGTGAAATACACGGATATGGGTGATGGTTTTGCTTATGTTAGAATCACAAGCTTTATCGAAAACACAGGTAAAGATCTTGAAACAGCGATTGCGAACCACATAAAAAACAACAAAGGCCAAATCAATGGTTTGTTGTTGGACTTGCGTAGAAATCCAGGTGGTTTGCTTGATCAGGCCGTTAAAGTCAGCGACATGTTCCTTAAAGAAGGCGTGATCGTAAGCACTATTGGTCGTAACAAAGCTGAAAAAGAAGTGGCAATGGCCACTAAAAAAGGCAAATACCAGAATGTTCCACTTGTGATCCTGGTGAATGAATACACAGCCAGCGCGAGTGAGATCGTTTCCGGAGCACTTCAAGACAACAAACGTGCTTTGATCGTCGGTCAACGTACGTTCGGTAAAGGTTCCGTTCAATCCGTTATCAAGTTGGGAGACGGCTCCGGTTTGAAATTAACCGTGGCTCGTTACTACACACCAAGTGGTGTTTCCATCCAAGCAGAAGGTATCCACCCGGATGTGGAAATCGAAGACATCGATCCGGAAGTTTTTGCGAAATCGATCCAAAAACAAACGTCCACTCGTGAGGGCGATATCGCTGGTCACTTAAAGGGCGATAAAGAAAAAGCGGCCGAAAAGCTTGATGTCAAAAAGGGAGCTGAAGAGGGCGCGCTTGCTTGGTGGAAGGACGTGGGGTCGAAAAAAGACGAGAAACTATCGCCTCGCGACAATATCTTGAAGAAAGATTATCAAGCATATCAAGCATTTAGCTATCTTAAGGCGTGGAACACCATGAAGGGTTTGACGCGCTAG
- a CDS encoding murein hydrolase activator EnvC, with translation MKWSLALGALSLSIAFSAAQAAMPESTPAEKVDALTKDIEATKQKLADVEVKQRQVLSGLYEINKKIKKTVTERGSLSQQRELLEVNINNLTEKVEELEAKAKVQRTQLAERLKAIYKLGGQPLARFILNADSSVSLDRNLKILGIVAQRDLELIKGYRHDVQDLQSKRKAIAQRLENLKAVEAGITTQEQKLVAEQSLKNKLLSGIRKSKMFAENKISDLKTKSAQYNIDDAGVFDTLFKPSFMDSKGELPRPLAGVVTQKFGLMKGKDHPYTLTSKGIFISAAKGSPVKSVFEGKVSYVGELPGFGNTVIVDHGDHYYSVYSHAEEIKVTAGEEITQAQVVATTGDASADNPSGLYFEIRHFSEPYDPQQWMKGL, from the coding sequence TTGAAATGGTCATTGGCCCTTGGGGCACTTTCATTATCGATCGCATTTTCTGCGGCACAGGCGGCGATGCCTGAATCTACGCCTGCAGAAAAGGTCGATGCTTTGACCAAAGATATCGAAGCGACAAAGCAAAAACTTGCCGATGTCGAAGTAAAACAACGTCAGGTCCTTTCAGGACTTTATGAAATCAATAAAAAGATCAAAAAGACCGTCACGGAGCGCGGATCTCTTTCCCAACAACGGGAACTTCTAGAAGTTAATATCAACAATCTGACTGAAAAAGTGGAAGAGCTGGAAGCCAAAGCTAAAGTTCAACGTACTCAATTGGCCGAGCGCTTAAAAGCCATCTACAAATTGGGGGGGCAACCCCTGGCAAGATTTATTCTGAATGCTGACAGTTCCGTTTCTTTGGATAGAAACTTAAAAATTCTGGGAATTGTTGCCCAACGGGATTTGGAATTAATCAAAGGATACAGGCACGACGTCCAGGACCTGCAAAGCAAACGAAAAGCGATTGCCCAGCGTTTGGAGAATCTGAAAGCTGTTGAGGCCGGGATCACAACGCAGGAACAAAAGCTCGTTGCTGAGCAATCCTTGAAAAACAAACTCTTAAGCGGCATTCGCAAAAGTAAGATGTTTGCTGAGAATAAGATCAGCGACCTTAAAACGAAGTCGGCTCAGTATAATATCGATGACGCCGGAGTATTTGATACGTTATTCAAACCTTCCTTTATGGATTCAAAAGGTGAGCTTCCAAGACCTCTTGCTGGAGTCGTAACCCAAAAATTTGGACTTATGAAAGGTAAGGATCACCCTTACACTTTAACCAGCAAAGGCATTTTCATATCGGCGGCCAAGGGAAGTCCGGTTAAATCCGTGTTCGAGGGTAAAGTTTCATACGTGGGCGAACTTCCTGGATTTGGAAATACAGTTATTGTGGATCATGGTGATCACTACTATTCTGTCTATTCCCATGCTGAAGAAATTAAAGTGACGGCGGGCGAAGAAATCACTCAAGCGCAGGTTGTAGCGACAACCGGTGATGCCTCCGCAGATAATCCTTCGGGATTGTATTTTGAAATCAGACATTTTTCTGAACCCTACGACCCGCAACAGTGGATGAAAGGACTCTAA
- a CDS encoding ABC transporter permease: protein MATSLLISKNFRNVLTHWGEDVQLTVYLSSDISAQGRDELEKYFKNHKDIGNFNLVTQDQALSDFRAQLASYAPDISKDDELLKMIPSSYQVKLKTEIATDAQSSILQAIATDLKGRSGIDDVSYGQDWVEKYSAFVSAINLALNLVGVVVLCASIFVMSNAIRASVQVHRDEIVVFEMIGATAAMIRKPFLKEGALLGFIASTLSMGIAFGMYTVGKSIVDTRLSFLRIGEQLSFVSPWMIAVIIIGGTVMGALASYLCVRKINDGYAAASQRA, encoded by the coding sequence ATGGCTACGTCACTGCTGATCTCTAAAAACTTCAGAAATGTTCTGACCCATTGGGGAGAAGATGTTCAGTTGACGGTTTATTTGTCTTCGGACATTTCAGCTCAAGGCCGTGATGAACTTGAAAAGTATTTTAAAAATCATAAAGACATCGGCAACTTCAATCTGGTGACTCAAGACCAGGCTCTTTCTGACTTTCGTGCGCAACTGGCAAGTTATGCACCGGATATCAGCAAAGACGATGAACTTTTAAAAATGATTCCTTCAAGTTATCAAGTAAAACTGAAAACGGAAATTGCAACAGATGCTCAAAGCAGTATCTTGCAGGCGATTGCGACGGATTTAAAAGGTCGCTCCGGTATTGATGACGTTAGTTATGGTCAGGATTGGGTTGAAAAATACAGCGCTTTTGTCTCGGCTATTAATCTTGCATTGAATTTAGTCGGTGTGGTCGTACTGTGTGCCTCGATTTTCGTGATGTCGAATGCAATTCGTGCTTCAGTTCAAGTTCATCGAGATGAAATCGTGGTGTTTGAGATGATCGGTGCCACGGCAGCGATGATTCGCAAACCCTTCTTAAAAGAAGGTGCGCTGCTGGGATTTATCGCCTCGACACTTTCCATGGGAATAGCCTTTGGGATGTACACAGTCGGAAAAAGCATCGTGGATACTCGCCTAAGTTTCTTAAGAATTGGTGAACAATTGAGCTTTGTTTCTCCATGGATGATTGCTGTGATAATCATCGGTGGAACGGTTATGGGAGCCTTGGCATCTTACCTTTGTGTTAGAAAAATTAATGACGGCTACGCGGCCGCAAGTCAAAGGGCCTAA
- the ftsE gene encoding cell division ATP-binding protein FtsE → MIEFSHVYKTYPGPVHALKNIDLKIDKGEFVFLTGPSGAGKTTLFKMISAYDLATSGEVKVAGYDLGEIRNGQVPFFRRKIGVIFQDFKLLKDRTLFENVALPLQIRGDKTPAIQRKVYEVLEQVGLAHKHDQYPDFVSGGEQQRTAIARAIVHQPGVLIADEPTGNLDPRLSEEIMDLLERVCSQGTTVFVATHDHEMVKRRHKRTLELKDGIIVGDTK, encoded by the coding sequence ATGATTGAATTCTCCCACGTATATAAGACCTATCCAGGGCCCGTTCATGCTCTAAAAAATATCGATTTGAAAATCGACAAAGGTGAATTTGTATTTTTAACGGGACCTAGTGGTGCAGGTAAAACTACGCTCTTCAAAATGATTTCTGCTTATGATTTAGCCACATCGGGTGAAGTAAAAGTTGCTGGCTATGATCTGGGTGAAATTCGTAATGGACAGGTGCCATTTTTTCGCAGAAAAATCGGCGTTATCTTTCAGGATTTCAAACTTTTGAAAGATCGCACATTGTTTGAAAACGTGGCTTTGCCATTACAAATTCGTGGCGATAAAACTCCCGCAATTCAACGAAAAGTCTATGAAGTTTTGGAACAAGTGGGGCTTGCTCACAAGCATGATCAGTATCCGGACTTTGTATCGGGTGGTGAGCAGCAAAGAACCGCAATCGCTAGAGCTATCGTTCATCAACCAGGTGTCTTAATTGCCGATGAGCCGACGGGAAATTTGGATCCAAGACTCAGCGAAGAGATCATGGATTTATTGGAAAGAGTTTGCTCTCAAGGGACAACTGTCTTTGTCGCGACTCATGACCATGAAATGGTGAAGCGTCGCCATAAAAGAACTTTGGAACTTAAAGATGGCATTATCGTGGGAGACACCAAGTGA
- a CDS encoding YdiY family protein yields MKFVSVLFIPIVVALSLVAKAQTPAPTEPPPFSGEAEAGAIMVTGNSDSENYAAKGKAAYKAGKNIYTLSGQYIRTEANSVESVRNWNAGARYDHEWTDYLGFFGSQKIESDIYSGYLQRDSTDIGLKYWLTKTDSFDWTLEAGYRYSKTQNVSVGTTYDQLLRIYTEINAKIDKEFSFKYWIEYLPNMTRADAYQVNTEASINVMLNSIFSLKLAYLLQYQNEPAPPGEYSTTTTTLNLVAKF; encoded by the coding sequence ATGAAGTTCGTTTCTGTTCTATTTATTCCTATTGTTGTAGCTCTATCTTTGGTCGCAAAAGCACAAACACCTGCGCCAACTGAGCCTCCACCATTTTCTGGCGAAGCTGAAGCCGGAGCCATTATGGTAACTGGCAATTCTGATTCAGAGAATTATGCGGCCAAAGGAAAAGCGGCTTATAAAGCAGGCAAAAATATCTATACTTTAAGTGGTCAATATATTCGCACCGAAGCCAATTCAGTCGAAAGCGTACGCAACTGGAATGCAGGAGCTCGTTATGATCACGAGTGGACTGATTATCTTGGCTTTTTTGGTAGCCAAAAAATCGAGAGCGATATTTATTCTGGATACTTGCAACGTGATTCGACAGATATCGGTTTGAAGTACTGGCTGACAAAAACAGACAGCTTCGACTGGACCCTTGAGGCTGGTTATCGTTATTCAAAAACTCAAAATGTTTCAGTTGGCACTACATATGACCAATTGCTCCGTATTTATACCGAGATCAACGCGAAAATCGACAAAGAATTTTCCTTCAAGTACTGGATCGAATATTTGCCAAATATGACTCGCGCTGATGCTTATCAGGTAAATACTGAAGCCTCGATCAATGTTATGTTAAATTCCATCTTCTCATTGAAGCTAGCTTACTTGCTACAATATCAAAACGAACCTGCTCCTCCGGGAGAATACAGCACAACCACGACAACATTGAATCTTGTCGCGAAATTCTAG
- the mscL gene encoding large conductance mechanosensitive channel protein MscL: MMKEFKAFLMRGNVLDLAVGIIIGAAFTKIVGSFVSDMLMPVLSLGMGKIDFSNLFVALNGESYATLAAAKAAGAATLNYGVFLNAVIDFVIVAFAIFMIIKAANRFKKTEEATASTKPCPECLTTIPLAARKCSACGSLQTSGAINGKTSSMNV; the protein is encoded by the coding sequence ATGATGAAGGAATTTAAGGCCTTTTTAATGAGAGGGAACGTTTTAGATTTGGCAGTCGGTATCATCATCGGTGCCGCCTTCACTAAAATCGTTGGCTCATTTGTCAGCGATATGTTGATGCCCGTTTTAAGTTTGGGAATGGGCAAGATCGATTTTTCGAATCTGTTTGTCGCACTGAATGGTGAATCTTACGCAACATTGGCAGCAGCGAAAGCAGCCGGCGCAGCCACCCTTAATTATGGTGTATTTCTGAATGCGGTTATTGATTTCGTGATTGTCGCATTTGCAATTTTCATGATCATCAAAGCTGCAAATCGCTTCAAAAAGACAGAGGAAGCAACGGCATCAACGAAGCCCTGTCCCGAATGTCTGACGACGATTCCACTTGCGGCACGCAAATGTTCTGCTTGCGGAAGTTTGCAAACGAGTGGCGCGATAAATGGAAAAACGTCCTCGATGAACGTCTAG
- a CDS encoding penicillin-binding protein 1A, with the protein MLKKIILAFVALCVLGVVGAVLAYQSVKASLPQIITVQDYKPQLVSQVYDRNGKKIGEFLNQKRTLVTYDKIPKDLVHAFLAAEDDQFFQHKGINPQAIFRAALANLRAGRSVQGGSTITQQVAKTLMLTSEKTLTRKLRDIMLAMEMEKNLKKEDILFLYLNQIYFGEGAYGVEQAAQTYYRKPVSKLTLPEMAILAGLPQAPSAYSPVRNPLRAKERQTYVLRRMAEVGFITKEQSDKAIKEPVKVFVRENYEEYAPFYLETVRQMLVAQIGADMVLNKGLRIYTSLDLQKQLAAQDSVMAGLKSLDKRQGFRGPIKNLSSEDDIEKFLTDERKKLIGESTPERTILPDGKFADLVPKVDEKAAKEHPLLPSYIKLKDSVQGVVQAVDDTAGLVYVKIADTQGLIDFDSMTWARKPDSDKRYDLNTIKKPSDALKKGDVILVKVTADKFSPSKNVTPKKGAPDVKLPDFNKYVDLELDQEPLVEGALLSFDQDSQDVLAMVGGTSFAKSEFNRAIQAPRQTGSSFKSIVYASALDKGYNPATPIMDAPLVFEGSAGDEEGQGDAKESKAWKPANHSKSFGGDIIVRNALSQSLNIPAVKVIEDVGVPWAIEYSHRLGLFSPLNPDFTLVLGSSSVTLYEMTKAFSELGRLGKRTRPMLIHKVTDADGKTILENVSLDARFEKEMKPYDDDFENRRKEYLQLVAEPAKLEEFKKKDPKKAALAENLFFQDPDQLIKPTTAFVMTSLLRGVVEDKNGTGARARALGREVAGKTGTTNNYYDAWFIGYTPQIATGVWVGFDKEKSLGKGEVGGRSALPIWVDYMKAAHEGLPQVTFPVPDGIVFANIDSETGKLANASTKNILRQAFVEGTEPTAASSKQEEATDFYKQDLSE; encoded by the coding sequence GTGTTAAAAAAAATCATCCTGGCATTCGTCGCTCTCTGCGTTCTTGGTGTTGTCGGCGCCGTTCTTGCCTATCAATCTGTTAAAGCAAGTCTTCCGCAAATCATCACTGTTCAAGATTATAAACCGCAACTGGTAAGCCAGGTTTATGATCGCAATGGCAAAAAAATTGGTGAGTTCCTTAATCAGAAACGCACACTGGTAACTTACGATAAAATTCCCAAAGATCTGGTGCATGCATTCTTAGCGGCTGAGGACGATCAGTTCTTCCAACACAAAGGCATTAATCCCCAGGCGATATTCCGTGCGGCTCTTGCCAATCTTCGCGCAGGCCGCTCGGTGCAAGGTGGTTCTACGATCACACAGCAGGTTGCTAAAACCCTGATGCTGACTTCGGAAAAAACACTGACCCGTAAACTTCGCGACATCATGCTTGCGATGGAGATGGAAAAAAACCTTAAGAAAGAAGACATCCTATTTCTTTACCTAAATCAGATTTACTTCGGTGAAGGCGCTTACGGTGTTGAACAAGCGGCACAAACTTATTACCGCAAACCCGTTTCCAAATTGACTTTGCCAGAGATGGCCATCCTTGCAGGTCTGCCTCAAGCTCCGAGCGCTTACAGCCCGGTTCGTAATCCCCTGCGCGCTAAAGAAAGACAAACCTACGTGCTTCGCCGTATGGCTGAAGTAGGCTTCATCACGAAAGAGCAATCAGATAAAGCAATCAAAGAACCCGTTAAGGTTTTTGTTCGCGAGAATTACGAAGAGTATGCTCCGTTTTACCTGGAAACTGTTCGCCAGATGCTGGTTGCACAAATTGGCGCGGACATGGTTTTAAATAAGGGTCTTCGTATCTACACCAGCCTTGATCTTCAAAAACAATTAGCGGCGCAAGATTCTGTGATGGCTGGACTTAAGAGTTTGGATAAGCGTCAGGGCTTCCGCGGTCCGATCAAGAATCTTTCTTCTGAAGACGACATAGAAAAATTCCTGACAGATGAACGTAAAAAACTTATCGGGGAATCAACTCCTGAACGTACGATTCTTCCCGATGGTAAATTTGCAGACCTTGTTCCTAAAGTGGATGAAAAAGCCGCGAAGGAACATCCGCTTCTGCCTTCATACATCAAGCTTAAGGACTCTGTTCAAGGTGTTGTTCAAGCTGTAGATGACACTGCAGGCTTGGTTTACGTTAAAATTGCCGACACTCAGGGTTTGATTGATTTCGATTCGATGACTTGGGCACGCAAGCCTGACTCCGATAAGCGCTATGATTTAAATACCATTAAAAAACCGTCTGATGCTTTAAAAAAGGGCGACGTGATCTTAGTTAAGGTGACCGCTGATAAGTTCTCTCCTTCTAAAAACGTGACGCCGAAAAAAGGCGCTCCTGACGTAAAACTTCCAGATTTCAACAAGTACGTGGACTTGGAGTTAGATCAGGAACCGTTGGTAGAAGGAGCACTTCTTTCCTTCGATCAGGATTCTCAAGACGTGTTAGCAATGGTGGGTGGAACAAGCTTTGCGAAAAGTGAATTCAACCGTGCGATTCAAGCTCCTCGCCAAACGGGTTCTTCATTTAAATCAATCGTCTATGCTTCCGCACTAGATAAGGGTTATAACCCAGCAACTCCGATTATGGATGCTCCCCTGGTGTTTGAAGGCTCTGCCGGTGATGAAGAAGGTCAGGGTGATGCCAAGGAATCCAAAGCCTGGAAGCCAGCGAACCACTCGAAAAGTTTCGGTGGTGATATCATCGTTCGAAATGCGCTTTCTCAGTCTTTGAATATTCCGGCTGTAAAAGTGATCGAAGACGTTGGTGTTCCTTGGGCCATCGAATACTCTCACCGCCTGGGACTTTTCAGTCCACTGAATCCTGACTTTACGTTGGTTCTGGGCTCTTCAAGTGTGACCTTGTACGAAATGACCAAAGCCTTTTCAGAATTGGGTCGCTTGGGCAAACGCACTCGCCCGATGCTGATTCACAAAGTGACTGATGCTGATGGCAAAACGATTTTGGAAAACGTGTCTTTGGATGCCCGCTTTGAAAAAGAGATGAAACCATACGATGACGATTTTGAAAACCGTCGCAAAGAGTATCTGCAACTTGTTGCTGAGCCCGCGAAACTGGAAGAGTTTAAAAAGAAAGATCCTAAGAAAGCAGCTTTGGCTGAAAACTTGTTCTTCCAGGATCCTGATCAATTGATCAAGCCCACAACAGCATTCGTCATGACATCACTTCTGCGTGGAGTGGTTGAAGACAAGAACGGCACGGGCGCAAGAGCTCGTGCTTTGGGTCGCGAAGTTGCTGGTAAAACCGGAACGACGAACAATTATTATGACGCGTGGTTCATTGGCTATACTCCACAAATCGCAACTGGTGTGTGGGTGGGTTTTGACAAAGAGAAAAGTCTAGGCAAAGGCGAGGTGGGTGGCCGCTCCGCATTGCCAATTTGGGTAGATTACATGAAAGCAGCCCATGAAGGACTTCCACAAGTGACTTTCCCAGTACCAGATGGTATCGTGTTTGCGAACATTGACAGTGAAACTGGCAAACTTGCAAATGCATCAACAAAAAATATTCTGCGCCAGGCCTTCGTTGAAGGAACAGAACCGACTGCTGCTTCCAGCAAGCAAGAAGAAGCAACAGACTTTTACAAACAGGATTTGTCTGAGTGA